In Larimichthys crocea isolate SSNF chromosome XI, L_crocea_2.0, whole genome shotgun sequence, the sequence tgacatttcattttctctgtggaTTGGCTAATGACGTCAAAGCAGTGGCGTTGCCATCTTGAAACACTTGGCTGCCATCTGCGGAAATTTTCCACCCTTTAATTGTAGTTGACGTTGCGCCTCATATGAAGAAAGTGACGCTGACAAAGCGCTTCTgatcctgtgtgtttgtacacttCTGAGAAGGTTCAACAACTTGAGTGCCTCCATTAattcacacatgaaaaaaaaaaagcagtccaAAATATTTGGGCTTCATAACATTCCCAGCCTGCCTAACTTTAACCTTCACACCACGTTCTCACAACAACCGAGCTGTGAGAGCCCAGATAATCTGAGACTCTGTTTCCTTTTTAGATTTAGTAGAACTTATTGTTACTGTATTAATCTGATGCTACGTTTAAAGAGGTTTGCAAAAAAAGATTGGAAGCTGCTTTTGTGTGCGTTTGTTCACTATTTAAAGTTACAACATGTATTAAGAAGCATAGAGGAAATTTAAAATATCATAATTGGCTTTTGAGACTTTTCGAGGTCTGTCACGAGTCGGGTCGCCACACTGCAGCTTTGacataatatataaacaaattCCTGTCGAATCGGACCATAAATACTGCTGCTGATTTTGTTGTGTCTTTCTTCCATCTCCTTTCATGTCACCCTGTCCTTTGTTTATCTCGTACATACATAAGTAGTCACTGAGCGGCAGTACTTACTGAGTCTTCTACTAAATCACAGTTTAGTTACTATTTGCTAACTAAATTAAAACACTACGTGACTATATGCAGGTAACAAAATACTAATGCagacacattcattcatcatggctgtgaagtgatcAGGATTTTTGTCCTATTGAACAACAGCTCCCGCTGAAACATTTAGTCTGCGGTTGTCTTGATCAATTTTAAGTCCattgtgtaaaaataatgaattgtgGTGATGTGCCAGATGTTTCTGGCCACATGGACCTTCAACAGAAAAATTTTGAGAGCGCCCCTCCTTGAACAGTCGGCTAGTAGAGGATTTCTGCATATTGTACTAGCAGTCTATTGGAAAATTCACCCTGGATCTATATTAGCCATGTTTTAAGTATATGATATAAtaagtatacagtatataataagtAATACAGCTTTTTGCTGGATTTATAGAGAACTGGTTTGATCCACTTTTCAAACAAAAAGGCAACAGGGAGTCTGTTCGAATGCCTCTTTATGGTGTCTGGTTAATAGGAAAGGCTTATCAAAATCCTGAACCCTCCATTTGATGCCAAGCCCAGGTCAAAATGGTACAGATATGGTTTCTATgtgtataaaatattaaacatgctCATGTTCTTGAAATAATCCACTTGATGCGGTTAATCAGACAAAGTGACACATTTCAGATAAATAAGGTAATGGTACCATTTCGACCTGCTCCTGGTGTACATGCTTCGTCACTCCCCCGAGATGTAAAAAAAGACTTATGTTTGTCAAACCATCAAAATCGTTGgatatttttctctgttgcaACACACTTACTGTGTCCTGTTTGTGCCCTAGCCAATGATACTGGTTGGCCTACTGTAGGCAAGACCAGCACATCATCTCTAAAGCCTCCTGAGAGACGAGACTCAGGGACTGATACCCAGGGCAAGAGCCCTCCCTCAGGCTCCCCCGTCGCTCCAAGTGCAGAAAAGGTTAGTCCCCTTTCTTTCTGATCTCAGTtaaatgcatgtgtgatgttttgTAGCTATCAACCTCCTGATGTAACATCACAtctgaaagaaatgtttaatttcattcacAGGTGCTAGAACCCAAAATGGCCGTGTCCTCCCCTGCCATATCCAAACCACAGCCGCCTCCCTATGGCTCTCACTTCACCTCCGCAAACTCGGCCAGCTCCCTGGAGCGCCGCAAGgatcagcctcctcctcctcgcccacTCCCGAACCCTCCAACTCCTGCTTGGCCCCGCGTCCCCCCCGCCACAGGCTCGTCCTCCCAGCAGATCCAGCAGAGAATCTCAGTGCCGCCAAGCCCCACCTTCCAGCCTAACGTACCGCTTTTCCCCCCTGGTCTGAGCGAGCGACTGGATCCCCCACCAGCTGTGGCAGTGCGCCCCTTCATCCCAGACAGAGGATCACGGCCTCAGTCGCCTCGAAAGGGCCCGCCTACCATGAACTCCAGCTCCATTTATCACATGTACCTCCAGCAGGCAGCGCCAAAGAGCCAGCCACTCAAGCCTGCTCTCAAAGCAGGTAAGAGCTGCGTTTGAATGGATGGTCCTGTATGTGAGGCCTCATTGAAAAACTCCAGTAGAAAAACTTTTCATGATCAGGATGTTTGACTGACTTTAGATAAATGAAAGGAATTTTCaaaatttactttatttcaatCAGCGCCGAAAGAATGAGCCAATTAATCATTTAGactttttctttataaaaatataaaggatGTTTATGGACAGTTGTCAGTGACTTACAATacaataaagaagaaaatgattagtaaatgaacaaatatacaaatgtgCAAACACGCTGTGGCAGATATCCAGTAGTTAGTTACTTAAAATATTTGGTTAATAGCATTTTTGTGGTTAACAAAAAGGAATTGCAGGTGCAGTGATCAGTGAATGTGATGAGTTATTAAAGGAGGGTGAAGGTGTGTGATAGGCAATTTTAACTTTGACTTTCAACTTACAGTAATTGACAGGTgtattaataatgtaaataatgacGATGtcaacactgtctgtctgtctccagtaTACGGGAAGCCTGTTCTTCCCTCCAGCTCGACACCCCCCTCGCCCCTGCCTTTTGTCCAGGCGGGAGGGGCCTTCCCATTGCTCCAAGGCCAGCACAGTGGTGAGGACACTTTTGACGGAGAATTTGACGATCACGAGTTCTTCCAGCACCCGGAGCCTTTGGCGCCTCCTCCCAGCGTGGAGAACATCCCACGACCACTCAGCCCTACTAAGCTAACGCCCATGGTACACTCCCCGCTGCGCTACCAAAGTGACGCCGATCTCGAGGTGCTCCGTAAAAAGCTGGCCAACGCTCCGAGACCGCTCAAGAAACGCAGCTCCATCACAGAACCAGAGGGCCCCAGTGGACCCAACATCCAGAAACTGCTCTACCAGAGATTCAACACTTTAGCAGGAGGCATAGAGGGAGGCAACGGATCAGGAAGTGGCAACGGTGCCGGTAACGGGACACCGTTTTATCAGCCGGCGAATCCTCCTGGATATCTGGGAGGCGACTCTGTGGCTGATACAGACAATGGCAACCTCCCGTCTGAGACGGCACTGCCGCCACCACCAGGGGCGGAGGAGCCGGGCTCTGAGGCTCAGCCTCCATCTACTGACGCCAACGACAATGAGCCACTAGCCTCGCCACCAGAAGGTCTGGGGGATCCCGCTGAAGCAGAAGGAGCAgaggacgatgatgacgacaacaacaacaacgtggGAGGCTCTGAGGCATTGCTGCCCAGCCCCGTGCCGGAGGTCACCACCCCAGAAGAGAGTGGAACAGTGGTCTCACAGCCCCTGGTGAGGgactcatacacacaaacttacAAAGTGTTTTCAATAAATGAGGTGGAATCTCATGCTTCCTCTCTTTATCTCCACAGGAGAAGCGCACAAACCTGAAGAAGCCAAACTCTGAGCGCACTGGTCACGGCTTCAGGGTGAAGTTCAACCCTCTGGCTCTCTTGCTGGACGCCTCGTTGGAGGGAGAGTTTGACCTCGTCCAGAGGATCATCTACGAGGTATGTCATGACAGCGTgagtatattttcatttatttatatttccatgTAGCATAAAGCACTCATGTTTTCACCGGGATCCTTCttctgctgtgttgttttcCAGGTGGAGAACCCGAGCACTCCCAATGACGAGGGCATCACACCCCTGCACAATGCAGTGTGTGCGGGGCATCACCACATAGTCAAGTTCCTGCTGGATTTCGGCGTGAACGTCAACGCCGCAGACAGCGACGGATGGTGAGACGATGACACGGAtgtgatttttgtcttttgcattcatttattgagtttgttttcatgttttgttttgtttgtttgctggtACAGGACTCCGCTTCACTGCGCCGCCTCCTGCAACAGTGTTCATCTCTGCAAGTTGTTGGTCGAGTCGGGGGCCGCTATCTTTGCCAGCACCATCAGTGACGTGGAGACTGCTGCAGATAAATGCGAGGAAATGGAGGAGGGTTACATCCAGTGCTCCCAGTTTCTGTACGGTGAGTAACAACCCACAACCATCCAAACTTCACTGAGGTTTGCACAACTTTGTAGCCGTGGTACTGCAAGGTGTAAAGTTCTGTTGATTAGATTAAATACACTCGTGTTTTTGGACTTTCTCATGCAGGTGTTCAGGAGAAGTTGGGTGTAATGAACAAGGGGACGGTGTACGCTCTGTGGGATTACAAAGCTCAGAACCCGGACGAACTGGCCTTCAGCGAAGGAGACGCCATCACTATTCTGCGACGACAGGACGACAGTGAAACAGATTGGTGGTGGGCACGACTTGAAGACAACGAGGGCTACGTGCCCCGCAACCTGctgggggtaaaaaaaacataatttgttaCATATCAGTTTTAACGTTggatttttgtttattctgaTCAAATGGGATCAGGCTGGAAAGCAGCTTTTCACTCTGAGAAAATACACGTCCGATTAAACTATAATGAAACGAAATGATAGTATGATGTGTCACTGGGTTGTGCAGTGGtggtttatttgtgctgaagtTAAcccgctgtgaaacaaagaggaaataaCTTTCTATTTCGCTGATCAGTCCCCCTCCTTCACACACTTAgtccagaacacacacagtttagttcatgaatccacctggatagtctcagcttcagagacatttcaggctgactcgggctgcgtttttccaaaagttggatctggctcaacttctctgctaCAGGTCGCAACTTTTTTGGCGGACACCCCTGTGGTGCAGACTGCCGCAGCCAAAATGGATTACCCCGACTCAAATGAACGGAAAAAAACTTCTTGTTGACCTTACTCATGGGTTTAGGCTGACTGGCTGCTTGAATTTCTGCTTAGATAATCCGGATTGTTGTCGCTATTCTCTGACACTGTGACAAATTAATTATACAAATACATTTCGGTTGAACTCGGTTTATTGTCACATCCAGTCATAGAGTACAGAGGTTTTAGGAAATACATAACACGTACCTGTGATGTCAGAGACAAAGCACATAATAACAAGTCATCAttcatctttctgtttgttttctttgcagctcTATCCAAGGATCAAGCCTCGTCAGCGCTCCCTGGCGTAGTGTCTCACTCCACTGACCTCTGGCTAACAGCTGGACTCGTGACAAAACCAAGAGCAGAGAACAAATGAGCCTGGCGCTCTGTCTTCTCCCCGTGGCCATAACCTCTCCTCCTTCGGCCTCGTGCTTCTCACAAAAATCTGAAGCAGTGGGCACCgaactctgacacacacacacatttacatctgcacacatgtagacacacaatgaaacacaagcACTCCAAATGCGAAAATCTCTTAAACCACTCCATCCTGAGCCCCTtctccaccaccacacacacacacacacacacacacacacacacacacacacacacacacacacacaccccttcaaCCTATTGCTGTGTCATTGTCCCGACTTGATTTTACCCTGATTCAGTGTCAGCTCTGTATCAAACATCAACTTGAAGAATAAAACACTAACCCTTGTCTCAGTATTTCTTGCAGTGTTCACACTTCTTCAGCCATCCACCTAACACGTTACATGGTGGCACTGGTTTACGTGACACTAAATGGTGACTGGATCTCTCTAATGGTGAGAAGTTGCTGATTTTTGTCAGTGAAATGTAATTTGAGTTATGAGACGATGTTTTGCTGTAGTCTAACCACCAAAGATGAATATAGATTTAACAGGTTTAATTCTCTTACTCCGTAAGAGCTCGCAGAATTGTTGAGGAGTGATGAATTGATTTGCTGCTATCAGGAATAATTAACAGCTCTCAGGAGTTTAGAAATTGCcacagagcagaaaatggaTTTAAGAGCGGAAAATAGTTTCAACTACACAGGCCACTCAGAGTAAATCCAGTTTATTAAAGTGAAGATTAATATAGATTAACGGCCCACAAATTAACGGCTCACAACGATTGTGGACGTGTGGCAAgaacatttaacttttaatcaCCTCTAAATTATAAGCGAGGCTTCTGGCAATAATCTGTGAGATTTCAAGATGTATCAGAAGTATCAGAGTTTGTATTTTTGGTAGTCTGATTATCCCTGAAACGAGCAGTTCATATGCTGCAAAAGATACTGATGATAAACAGTGTTTTgctttaccaaaaaaaaagaaagaaaaagttgcCAAATTGAGGATCATCTGTAGAGTGTCACACGTGTAAAAGGTTTTGCAGGAGTTAAGAGCTGGgaacaagttgttttttataGTGTTTAATTCCACAGTGGCGTGGTGAGGCGAGAATCGgctccacagagacacaaagattTCAGTTCTTGATGATGTGATTGTGTcggtttttctcttttcttgatTAATTTACGTAATgtctactgttttttttttttaattagtccATAAGTTGTATCTCATTTCAAGAATCCATTGTTTTTTCTGAC encodes:
- the ppp1r13bb gene encoding protein phosphatase 1, regulatory subunit 13Bb isoform X2 translates to MQDKFTMILTVYLSDGEQAVTEVPITPETTCRDVVEFCKEPGESGCHLAEVWRGNERAIPFEHMMYEHLQKWGPRKQEVKFFLRHEDSPTESSDQGSQQSQDQTSRRSGNAGEKHNENGVGNQRVELTLSELQEMATRQQQQIEAQQQMLVAKEQRLRYLKQQERRQQQTVSESEKLQRLKDRVENQEAKLKKIRAMRGQVDYSKVINGNLSAEIEQVSGLFQEKQAELQSAVLRVEQLSLQLEDLRRGKLNGIQTTLGGQVTGAAALELRKLYQELQIRNKLNQEQNSKLQQQKELLNKRNMEVTLMDKRISELRERLYKKKAEARQKENLPLNRANGPPSPQPASGTLGRVAAVGPYIQVPVPGRQEGGYNIPPDPLKPQTLGVNNQANHGRIKSANDTGWPTVGKTSTSSLKPPERRDSGTDTQGKSPPSGSPVAPSAEKVLEPKMAVSSPAISKPQPPPYGSHFTSANSASSLERRKDQPPPPRPLPNPPTPAWPRVPPATGSSSQQIQQRISVPPSPTFQPNVPLFPPGLSERLDPPPAVAVRPFIPDRGSRPQSPRKGPPTMNSSSIYHMYLQQAAPKSQPLKPALKAVYGKPVLPSSSTPPSPLPFVQAGGAFPLLQGQHSGEDTFDGEFDDHEFFQHPEPLAPPPSVENIPRPLSPTKLTPMVHSPLRYQSDADLEVLRKKLANAPRPLKKRSSITEPEGPSGPNIQKLLYQRFNTLAGGIEGGNGSGSGNGAGNGTPFYQPANPPGYLGGDSVADTDNGNLPSETALPPPPGAEEPGSEAQPPSTDANDNEPLASPPEGLGDPAEAEGAEDDDDDNNNNVGGSEALLPSPVPEVTTPEESGTVVSQPLEKRTNLKKPNSERTGHGFRVKFNPLALLLDASLEGEFDLVQRIIYEVCHDSVENPSTPNDEGITPLHNAVCAGHHHIVKFLLDFGVNVNAADSDGWTPLHCAASCNSVHLCKLLVESGAAIFASTISDVETAADKCEEMEEGYIQCSQFLYGVQEKLGVMNKGTVYALWDYKAQNPDELAFSEGDAITILRRQDDSETDWWWARLEDNEGYVPRNLLGLYPRIKPRQRSLA
- the ppp1r13bb gene encoding protein phosphatase 1, regulatory subunit 13Bb isoform X3, which encodes MQDKFTMILTVYLSDGEQAVTEVPITPETTCRDVVEFCKEPGESGCHLAEVWRGNERAIPFEHMMYEHLQKWGPRKQEVKFFLRHEDSPTESSDQGSQQSQDQTSRRSGNAGEKHNENGVGNQRVELTLSELQEMATRQQQQIEAQQQMLVAKEQRLRYLKQQERRQQQTVSESEKLQRLKDRVENQEAKLKKIRAMRGQVDYSKVINGNLSAEIEQVSGLFQEKQAELQSAVLRVEQLSLQLEDLRRGKLNGIQTTLGGQVTGAAALELRKLYQELQIRNKLNQEQNSKLQQQKELLNKRNMEVTLMDKRISELRERLYKKKAEARQKENLPLNRANGPPSPQPASGTLGRVAAVGPYIQVPVPGRQEGGYNIPPDPLKPQTLGVNNQANHGRIKSANDTGWPTVGKTSTSSLKPPERRDSGTDTQGKSPPSGSPVAPSAEKVLEPKMAVSSPAISKPQPPPYGSHFTSANSASSLERRKDQPPPPRPLPNPPTPAWPRVPPATGSSSQQIQQRISVPPSPTFQPNVPLFPPGLSERLDPPPAVAVRPFIPDRGSRPQSPRKGPPTMNSSSIYHMYLQQAAPKSQPLKPALKAVYGKPVLPSSSTPPSPLPFVQAGGAFPLLQGQHSGEDTFDGEFDDHEFFQHPEPLAPPPSVENIPRPLSPTKLTPMVHSPLRYQSDADLEVLRKKLANAPRPLKKRSSITEPEGPSGPNIQKLLYQRFNTLAGGIEGGNGSGSGNGAGNGTPFYQPANPPGYLGGDSVADTDNGNLPSETALPPPPGAEEPGSEAQPPSTDANDNEPLASPPEGLGDPAEAEGAEDDDDDNNNNVGGSEALLPSPVPEVTTPEESGTVVSQPLEKRTNLKKPNSERTGHGFRVKFNPLALLLDASLEGEFDLVQRIIYEVENPSTPNDEGITPLHNAVCAGHHHIVKFLLDFGVNVNAADSDGWTPLHCAASCNSVHLCKLLVESGAAIFASTISDVETAADKCEEMEEGYIQCSQFLYGVQEKLGVMNKGTVYALWDYKAQNPDELAFSEGDAITILRRQDDSETDWWWARLEDNEGYVPRNLLGLYPRIKPRQRSLA
- the ppp1r13bb gene encoding protein phosphatase 1, regulatory subunit 13Bb isoform X1 → MMPMILTVYLSDGEQAVTEVPITPETTCRDVVEFCKEPGESGCHLAEVWRGNERAIPFEHMMYEHLQKWGPRKQEVKFFLRHEDSPTESSDQGSQQSQDQTSRRSGNAGEKHNENGVGNQRVELTLSELQEMATRQQQQIEAQQQMLVAKEQRLRYLKQQERRQQQTVSESEKLQRLKDRVENQEAKLKKIRAMRGQVDYSKVINGNLSAEIEQVSGLFQEKQAELQSAVLRVEQLSLQLEDLRRGKLNGIQTTLGGQVTGAAALELRKLYQELQIRNKLNQEQNSKLQQQKELLNKRNMEVTLMDKRISELRERLYKKKAEARQKENLPLNRANGPPSPQPASGTLGRVAAVGPYIQVPVPGRQEGGYNIPPDPLKPQTLGVNNQANHGRIKSDGVRKPPGPWKVSDLDIVVDPVPPSLPESHPGTGASAGSDGTSPNDTGWPTVGKTSTSSLKPPERRDSGTDTQGKSPPSGSPVAPSAEKVLEPKMAVSSPAISKPQPPPYGSHFTSANSASSLERRKDQPPPPRPLPNPPTPAWPRVPPATGSSSQQIQQRISVPPSPTFQPNVPLFPPGLSERLDPPPAVAVRPFIPDRGSRPQSPRKGPPTMNSSSIYHMYLQQAAPKSQPLKPALKAVYGKPVLPSSSTPPSPLPFVQAGGAFPLLQGQHSGEDTFDGEFDDHEFFQHPEPLAPPPSVENIPRPLSPTKLTPMVHSPLRYQSDADLEVLRKKLANAPRPLKKRSSITEPEGPSGPNIQKLLYQRFNTLAGGIEGGNGSGSGNGAGNGTPFYQPANPPGYLGGDSVADTDNGNLPSETALPPPPGAEEPGSEAQPPSTDANDNEPLASPPEGLGDPAEAEGAEDDDDDNNNNVGGSEALLPSPVPEVTTPEESGTVVSQPLEKRTNLKKPNSERTGHGFRVKFNPLALLLDASLEGEFDLVQRIIYEVCHDSVENPSTPNDEGITPLHNAVCAGHHHIVKFLLDFGVNVNAADSDGWTPLHCAASCNSVHLCKLLVESGAAIFASTISDVETAADKCEEMEEGYIQCSQFLYGVQEKLGVMNKGTVYALWDYKAQNPDELAFSEGDAITILRRQDDSETDWWWARLEDNEGYVPRNLLGLYPRIKPRQRSLA